In Nitrospirae bacterium CG2_30_53_67, a single window of DNA contains:
- a CDS encoding DNA polymerase III subunit delta': MPFSDIIGQEGAVEILGRELSNGRISHAYLFSGMGCIGKKQTALAFAMAVECGRVRGDSCGECLSCRKISHGVHPDVRLYVPEARTKGATEKIYIDQIRDLQAGISLRPMEGEKKVFMIDDADRMVDQAANALLKTLEEPPPDSFLILITSFPDLLPSTVLSRCRTVRFKPLSTDSVEEILIRKMGLSKDKAKVMARVSQGSLGRVLNVAEKDLLSQRDRFMERIQKWDLGNIGSIFEVSESFSKNTDDSIEFLEFLASWNRDLISIKLRGEKGMLTHADKITELLEESRHKDIAALLNHADILEEAIRRLRMNVNQRFALEAALIGMGKETAG, encoded by the coding sequence ATGCCGTTTTCAGATATCATCGGTCAGGAAGGCGCGGTGGAGATTTTAGGACGAGAGCTGTCGAATGGCCGGATCTCACATGCCTATCTCTTCAGCGGCATGGGATGCATCGGCAAGAAACAGACGGCCCTTGCCTTCGCCATGGCGGTTGAATGCGGCCGGGTCCGCGGCGACTCCTGCGGTGAATGTCTTTCCTGCCGGAAGATCAGTCACGGAGTACACCCGGATGTCCGGCTCTATGTTCCTGAGGCCAGGACCAAGGGGGCTACAGAGAAAATTTATATTGATCAGATCCGTGACCTCCAGGCCGGGATCTCCCTGCGCCCCATGGAAGGGGAGAAGAAGGTCTTTATGATAGATGATGCGGACCGGATGGTGGACCAGGCGGCCAATGCCCTCCTGAAAACCCTGGAAGAGCCTCCTCCGGACTCGTTCCTGATCCTGATCACCTCATTTCCGGACCTTCTTCCCTCCACGGTTCTATCCCGATGCAGAACGGTTCGCTTCAAACCCTTGTCCACCGATTCCGTGGAGGAGATCCTGATCCGGAAGATGGGCCTGTCCAAAGACAAGGCCAAGGTCATGGCAAGGGTTTCGCAGGGGAGCCTGGGGAGGGTATTGAACGTCGCAGAGAAGGACCTTCTTTCTCAAAGAGACCGTTTCATGGAGAGGATTCAAAAGTGGGACCTTGGGAACATAGGGTCTATCTTTGAGGTTTCCGAGAGTTTTTCAAAGAACACCGATGATTCCATCGAATTTTTGGAGTTCCTTGCATCGTGGAACCGGGATCTTATTTCCATAAAATTGAGAGGGGAAAAAGGGATGCTGACCCATGCGGATAAGATAACGGAGCTGCTCGAGGAATCCCGGCACAAGGATATAGCTGCACTCCTGAATCATGCGGACATTCTGGAGGAGGCCATCCGGAGGCTCCGAATGAATGTCAACCAGAGGTTCGCCCTGGAAGCGGCCCTGATCGGGATGGGCAAAGAGACCGCGGGCTGA
- a CDS encoding dTMP kinase — protein MKGKLITFEGVEGCGKTTQMNLICHELDSRGKAYIRTREPGGTRIGEQIRKILMDPQNTDLSDMAELLLYIADRAQHVARRILPALNQGLLVVCDRFMDATVAYQGDGRGLNRSHILRLNQIATDGLKPDLTLLIDIPVEIGLERARKRNKDQGIGHSEGRFEEEAVDFHNRVRTGYLHLAELEPERFKVIDGRLSPEASHRQILSLMEPLL, from the coding sequence ATGAAAGGGAAGTTGATCACGTTTGAAGGGGTCGAGGGGTGCGGCAAGACCACTCAGATGAATCTGATCTGTCATGAGCTGGACTCCCGGGGAAAGGCATACATCCGGACCCGTGAGCCCGGAGGGACCCGGATCGGCGAGCAGATCCGGAAGATCCTCATGGACCCGCAAAATACCGATCTTTCGGATATGGCGGAACTTCTCCTGTATATTGCGGACCGGGCCCAGCACGTTGCCCGCCGGATCCTTCCCGCCCTGAATCAAGGCCTTCTCGTTGTCTGCGACCGGTTTATGGATGCAACGGTTGCCTATCAGGGGGATGGCAGGGGGCTCAATCGGTCCCATATTCTAAGACTGAATCAGATTGCGACGGATGGGCTCAAGCCGGATCTGACCCTCCTGATCGATATCCCTGTCGAGATCGGTCTTGAAAGGGCAAGGAAGAGAAACAAGGACCAGGGCATCGGTCATTCAGAGGGGCGGTTCGAAGAAGAGGCTGTTGATTTTCACAACCGTGTCCGGACGGGCTATCTGCATCTGGCCGAACTGGAGCCGGAGCGCTTCAAGGTGATTGACGGGCGCCTGAGTCCGGAGGCATCCCACCGGCAGATCCTTTCCCTGATGGAGCCGCTTCTGTAA
- a CDS encoding UDP-N-acetylglucosamine diphosphorylase/glucosamine-1-phosphate N-acetyltransferase, translated as MKSERVKVLHPLLGRPMIFFAADLSLKIGAEKTVLVVGHQAEEVQKALAGKPVEFALQKAQMGTGHAVQQAMPHLQESRGAVLVLCGDVPMLRPETLHDLIRHHDETSAAVTLLTTHLPSPAGYGRIVRSHSGNILKIVEEKDATEQQKAIREINTGIYCFDAGFLRTSIASLTNRNVQHEYYLTDLIEIAQYEHKQVSGLTCPDPDEVMGINSRDQMAEAEAILRKRINLRHMRDGVTLLDPSRTYIGMNVAIGPDTTLYPGCYLEGKTRIGSGCVIGPNTRIVNCEIGNQVEIRGFCFLTGSRVWDRAVLGPFSHLRPGTEIHEAAHIGNFVEVKNSVIGAGSKVNHLSYIGDTEMGEGVNIGAGTITCNYDGIHKHKTVIGNQVFVGSDTQFVAPVRIGDRSMIGAGSTITRDVPEDALGLSRVEQKNVEQGAKKLFDRLRNKKK; from the coding sequence ATGAAGTCGGAACGGGTGAAGGTTTTACATCCCCTCCTGGGAAGGCCCATGATTTTTTTTGCTGCGGACCTGTCCCTTAAGATCGGCGCCGAAAAAACCGTCCTGGTGGTGGGCCATCAGGCCGAAGAGGTGCAGAAGGCCTTGGCGGGGAAGCCCGTGGAGTTCGCCCTTCAGAAGGCGCAGATGGGCACAGGCCACGCGGTCCAGCAGGCCATGCCTCATCTTCAGGAGAGCCGAGGGGCCGTCCTGGTCCTCTGCGGCGACGTCCCTATGCTGAGACCGGAAACCCTCCATGACCTGATCAGACACCATGACGAAACCAGCGCCGCGGTGACGCTTCTCACCACCCATCTCCCTTCACCTGCCGGATACGGCCGTATCGTCCGATCCCACTCGGGGAACATCCTGAAGATCGTTGAGGAAAAGGACGCCACGGAGCAGCAAAAAGCCATCCGGGAGATCAACACGGGAATCTACTGCTTTGACGCCGGGTTTCTCCGAACCTCCATCGCCTCTCTGACCAACCGCAACGTTCAGCACGAATACTACCTCACCGACTTGATCGAGATCGCCCAGTATGAACACAAGCAGGTTTCGGGCCTGACATGCCCGGACCCCGACGAGGTCATGGGGATCAACTCCAGGGACCAGATGGCCGAGGCCGAGGCCATCCTGAGAAAACGGATCAACCTCCGTCATATGAGGGACGGTGTCACCCTGCTCGATCCCTCCCGGACCTATATCGGGATGAACGTCGCCATCGGCCCTGACACCACCCTCTACCCCGGCTGCTATCTTGAAGGAAAAACCCGCATCGGATCCGGATGCGTGATCGGGCCCAATACCCGGATCGTCAACTGCGAGATCGGAAACCAGGTCGAGATCCGTGGGTTTTGCTTTTTGACCGGGTCCAGGGTGTGGGACCGGGCGGTCCTCGGTCCCTTCTCGCACCTCCGTCCCGGAACCGAGATCCATGAGGCGGCCCACATCGGAAACTTTGTCGAGGTCAAGAACTCCGTCATCGGGGCCGGATCCAAGGTCAATCACCTCTCCTATATCGGGGACACGGAGATGGGAGAGGGAGTCAACATCGGGGCCGGGACCATCACCTGCAATTATGACGGCATCCACAAGCACAAGACCGTGATCGGGAATCAGGTTTTCGTGGGAAGCGATACCCAGTTCGTGGCCCCGGTCAGGATCGGGGACCGCTCCATGATCGGGGCCGGCTCCACCATCACCCGGGATGTGCCCGAAGACGCCCTGGGCTTAAGCCGAGTGGAACAGAAAAACGTGGAGCAGGGGGCGAAGAAGCTCTTTGACCGCCTGCGAAACAAGAAAAAATAA
- a CDS encoding glutamine--fructose-6-phosphate aminotransferase → MCGIMGYIGEQDVITVIVDGLKRLEYRGYDSAGIAYLKNGEIQVRRSEGKLRNLESLLRGESTDSGIGIGHTRWATHGRPSEENAHPHRSGDTVIVHNGIIENYLPLKKALIEEGVAFTSETDTEVMAHLIEKSLKEQGGDLVKAVRSALKKVSGAFALGIMNKNDPDKIIAVKMASPLVLGLGSGENFLASDIPAILNHTRKVIFLDDGEMAVLTREGVTVTTLEGKPVDKEIQHITWSAVMAEKGGYKHFMQKEIFEQPRAILDTFRGRIGRESGEVFFEQFDISPEEAKKIRKIVMIACGTSYHAALVGKFMVEEMARIPVEVDIASEFRYRDPLVDEKTLLVCISQSGETADTLAALREAKAKGARTLGICNVLGSSITREAEWVLYTHAGPEIGVASTKAFTTQLVALYLFSLYLARTLDRISAADSVSLMEDLTHLPHQVEKVLEAEDTIRNLAGIYADRTDFLYLGRGIHYPIALEGALKLKEISYIHAEGYPAGEMKHGPIALIDEKMPVVCLLPRDKVFEKALGNIEEVKARSGIVIALVTGKEPEVRQKADHVIEVPNSNHYLTPVLMTVPLQLLAYHIAVLRGTDVDQPRNLAKSVTVE, encoded by the coding sequence ATGTGCGGTATCATGGGATATATCGGAGAACAGGATGTGATTACGGTGATTGTGGACGGCCTGAAACGGCTTGAATACCGGGGTTACGATTCCGCCGGCATCGCCTATCTCAAGAACGGAGAGATCCAGGTCAGGCGCTCAGAGGGGAAGCTCCGCAACCTGGAATCCCTGCTCCGGGGCGAATCCACGGACAGCGGGATCGGTATCGGCCACACACGGTGGGCCACCCACGGGAGACCCTCGGAGGAGAACGCCCATCCCCACCGCTCGGGGGATACCGTCATCGTCCACAACGGGATCATCGAAAATTATCTCCCGCTCAAGAAGGCCCTGATTGAAGAAGGGGTCGCCTTTACGTCGGAAACCGACACCGAGGTCATGGCCCATCTGATCGAGAAGAGCCTGAAAGAGCAGGGCGGGGACCTGGTCAAGGCCGTCCGGTCCGCCCTGAAGAAAGTATCGGGGGCCTTTGCGCTCGGCATCATGAACAAAAATGATCCGGACAAGATCATCGCCGTGAAGATGGCGAGCCCCCTGGTCCTCGGACTGGGAAGCGGGGAGAATTTCCTGGCCTCGGACATCCCGGCCATCCTGAACCACACCCGGAAGGTCATCTTCCTCGATGACGGCGAGATGGCGGTCCTGACGCGGGAAGGCGTGACCGTCACCACTCTGGAAGGGAAACCTGTAGACAAGGAAATCCAGCATATCACCTGGAGCGCGGTCATGGCGGAAAAGGGGGGCTACAAGCACTTCATGCAGAAGGAGATCTTCGAACAGCCCCGGGCCATCCTCGACACCTTCCGAGGGAGGATCGGGAGGGAATCGGGAGAGGTTTTTTTCGAACAGTTTGATATCAGCCCGGAAGAGGCAAAGAAGATCCGGAAGATTGTGATGATCGCCTGCGGCACCTCCTACCATGCGGCCCTGGTCGGAAAATTCATGGTCGAAGAGATGGCGAGGATCCCCGTAGAGGTGGACATCGCCTCGGAATTCCGGTATCGTGACCCCCTGGTGGATGAAAAGACCCTGCTCGTCTGCATCTCCCAGTCCGGGGAGACCGCGGACACGCTTGCGGCCCTCCGGGAGGCCAAGGCCAAGGGGGCCAGGACCCTCGGGATCTGCAATGTCCTGGGGAGTTCCATCACCCGGGAGGCGGAATGGGTCCTGTACACCCACGCAGGCCCGGAGATCGGCGTGGCCTCGACCAAGGCGTTTACCACACAGCTTGTGGCCCTCTACCTCTTCTCCCTATATCTCGCGAGAACCCTGGACAGAATCTCTGCCGCTGATTCGGTGTCTCTCATGGAGGATCTGACCCATCTTCCCCATCAGGTGGAAAAGGTCCTGGAAGCGGAGGATACGATCCGGAACCTGGCCGGAATCTATGCGGACCGCACGGACTTCCTCTACCTGGGCCGTGGGATCCACTACCCCATCGCCCTGGAAGGGGCCTTGAAACTCAAGGAGATCTCCTACATCCATGCCGAAGGCTACCCCGCAGGCGAGATGAAGCACGGGCCCATCGCCCTGATCGACGAGAAGATGCCGGTGGTCTGCCTCCTCCCCAGGGACAAGGTCTTTGAAAAGGCCCTCGGGAATATCGAGGAGGTCAAGGCAAGAAGCGGGATCGTCATCGCCCTGGTCACGGGAAAGGAGCCCGAAGTCCGGCAAAAGGCCGATCATGTCATCGAGGTCCCGAACTCCAACCATTACCTCACGCCGGTCCTCATGACCGTACCCTTACAGCTCCTCGCCTATCACATCGCCGTGCTCCGCGGCACGGATGTGGACCAGCCCAGAAATTTAGCCAAATCCGTGACCGTGGAATGA